Proteins co-encoded in one Flavobacteriales bacterium genomic window:
- the rsmA gene encoding 16S rRNA (adenine(1518)-N(6)/adenine(1519)-N(6))-dimethyltransferase RsmA, with protein MVKPKKHLGQHFLKDQKIASDIADALTGHGNYKHVLEVGPGTGVLTQYLLPKDHTIHAIEMDRESIAYLHQHFIQLTDNLIEGDFLKLDFNDITDGPLCVIGNFPYNISSQIFFKVLDNRNQVPEVIGMLQKEVADRIAAGPGSKTYGILSVLVQAFYDVEYLFTVPSEVFNPPPKVNSAVIRCKRNTVAELDCDESKFKMVVKTAFNQRRKTLRNALRSLTFATAPDEHLLTLRAERLSVADYVQITKCLAD; from the coding sequence TTGGTCAAACCCAAAAAACATCTTGGTCAGCATTTTCTTAAAGACCAAAAAATAGCTTCTGATATTGCCGATGCGCTCACGGGTCACGGCAACTATAAACACGTATTGGAAGTCGGTCCCGGAACGGGAGTTCTCACGCAATACCTGTTACCCAAAGATCATACGATCCACGCCATTGAAATGGACCGAGAGTCCATCGCATATCTTCATCAGCACTTCATTCAACTCACCGACAACCTTATTGAAGGTGATTTTCTGAAGCTAGATTTCAACGACATCACTGATGGCCCACTTTGCGTCATTGGCAATTTCCCTTACAACATCTCTTCTCAGATTTTCTTTAAGGTCTTGGATAATCGAAATCAGGTTCCTGAGGTCATCGGTATGTTGCAAAAGGAAGTAGCCGACCGAATTGCGGCAGGTCCGGGTTCAAAGACCTATGGCATTCTGAGTGTATTGGTTCAAGCTTTCTATGATGTGGAATACCTTTTTACGGTTCCCTCAGAGGTCTTCAATCCGCCACCGAAGGTCAACTCTGCGGTGATCCGTTGCAAGCGGAATACCGTTGCTGAATTGGACTGCGATGAGAGTAAATTCAAGATGGTGGTGAAAACTGCGTTCAATCAAAGACGCAAGACCTTGAGGAATGCCCTCAGAAGCCTTACTTTTGCGACCGCTCCAGACGAGCATCTTCTAACACTCAGGGCCGAACGGCTTTCTGTGGCAGATTATGTTCAGATCACGAAGTGTTTGGCAGACTGA
- the mgtE gene encoding magnesium transporter — MQFELTNDFLEELREDIARFDRDTVSAKVGELYPADIAEVLDEVNLTEARFIFKLLDDELGSEVLMELDEDVRERFLASLSDEEIAEYVDQLDTDDAADLIAELPEDRQEDVLAQVDDDEQASDIAQLLRYDEDSAGGLMAKELIKVNVNWPIVNCVREMRKQAEDVDQVFTVYVVDDNDVLLGIVSLKKMLLSSTRALIKDIYKEGILSVEANMKSEDVAKLMEKYDLVVIPVVDGQKRLLGRITVDDVMDVVREEASKDYQLLSGISENIETTDNVWVMSRARLPWLLVAMCGGIAGAMVIGNYEDELQVNPQMAFFIPLVVGMGGNVGIQSSALIVQGLANDTLSKDGMVKRILKELSVGLLNGLACTAVLMAYSFMFGYPLALSLTIGTSLLTVILFAAAFGTFMPLTLNRMKIDPALATGPFITTTNDIIGLFFYFMIGRLMYGMVF, encoded by the coding sequence ATGCAGTTCGAGCTAACGAACGACTTCCTCGAAGAACTAAGAGAGGATATAGCAAGGTTTGACAGAGACACCGTTTCTGCCAAAGTAGGAGAACTGTACCCAGCCGATATTGCCGAAGTGCTTGATGAGGTCAACCTCACCGAAGCACGGTTCATCTTCAAATTATTGGATGATGAGCTAGGCTCTGAAGTGCTTATGGAATTGGACGAAGACGTCCGAGAACGATTCCTTGCTTCACTTTCCGATGAGGAAATTGCAGAATATGTCGATCAGCTGGATACGGATGATGCGGCCGACCTTATTGCCGAACTTCCAGAAGACAGGCAAGAGGACGTTTTGGCCCAGGTTGATGATGATGAACAGGCCAGCGATATTGCTCAGCTTTTACGTTATGATGAGGATTCTGCCGGTGGTCTGATGGCCAAAGAGCTAATCAAGGTCAACGTCAATTGGCCGATAGTCAATTGCGTGCGCGAAATGCGCAAGCAGGCAGAGGATGTGGATCAGGTTTTTACCGTTTATGTGGTCGATGACAATGACGTGCTGCTTGGAATTGTTTCACTCAAAAAGATGCTGTTGAGTTCAACAAGAGCACTCATCAAAGACATTTATAAGGAAGGAATCCTTTCTGTGGAGGCCAATATGAAGAGCGAGGATGTGGCCAAACTCATGGAGAAATATGACCTTGTGGTTATTCCTGTTGTAGATGGGCAGAAGCGACTTTTAGGACGAATTACCGTGGATGACGTCATGGATGTTGTCCGCGAGGAAGCATCAAAGGATTACCAGTTGCTTTCTGGTATTTCTGAGAATATCGAAACCACTGATAATGTTTGGGTTATGAGCCGTGCTCGGCTTCCGTGGTTGCTTGTGGCCATGTGCGGAGGAATTGCCGGTGCCATGGTCATTGGAAATTATGAGGATGAACTGCAGGTCAATCCGCAGATGGCGTTTTTCATTCCCTTGGTTGTAGGGATGGGAGGAAACGTAGGTATTCAGTCTTCAGCACTCATCGTTCAAGGTCTTGCCAACGATACGCTAAGCAAGGATGGAATGGTGAAGCGTATTCTGAAAGAACTTTCGGTAGGTCTTTTAAACGGATTGGCTTGTACAGCTGTCCTTATGGCTTATAGTTTCATGTTTGGATATCCGCTGGCGCTGAGCCTGACCATTGGAACATCTTTGCTCACAGTGATTCTGTTTGCAGCAGCTTTCGGCACATTTATGCCACTTACACTGAATAGGATGAAGATTGATCCCGCGTTGGCAACTGGCCCATTTATTACAACTACCAACGATATCATCGGTCTGTTTTTCTATTTTATGATTGGAAGACTGATGTATGGAATGGTTTTTTAA
- a CDS encoding aspartate kinase translates to MKVFKFGGASVKDAPSVRNVHQIISSFDKEPLIVVISAMGKTTNKLEALVNAYFAKEPTAAILEDLRNCHGDIVRELFGDASEPVLEDINNTLVEVEWALDDPDGLNRHFQYDQIVSIGEMLSTKIISAYLKFQGVANTWIDARDLIRTDNNYQDAKIEWDETRAMTSATIDAALKKANVVVTQGFIGGTSENFTTTLGREGSDFTAAILAHCLQADDVTIWKDVPGVLNADPKYYDNTVLIPEMSFFDAMELAYFGTSVIHPKTIKPLQNANIPLYVKSFVNPEAPGTTVSNKEGLKIVPSFIVKPNQVLVSLTPKDYSFVTEAHFTNIYSVLSDIRMKANCAQNSAVNFSFSTNDDPVKMKQLQEQLSGEYYIGLIENAELVTIRYYDDETIARTTKGMKVLLDHRTATSAQLVVKSQ, encoded by the coding sequence ATGAAGGTTTTTAAATTCGGAGGCGCATCGGTTAAGGATGCGCCAAGTGTGCGCAACGTGCACCAGATCATCTCAAGTTTCGATAAGGAGCCATTGATCGTGGTTATTTCAGCCATGGGCAAAACCACCAATAAATTGGAGGCGCTAGTGAATGCATACTTCGCAAAAGAGCCCACCGCAGCCATTTTAGAAGACCTGAGAAATTGCCATGGCGATATTGTGAGGGAATTGTTCGGTGATGCTTCAGAACCCGTTCTAGAAGACATCAACAATACCTTGGTTGAGGTGGAATGGGCATTGGACGATCCAGATGGATTGAACCGCCATTTCCAGTATGATCAGATTGTCTCCATCGGTGAAATGCTTTCCACGAAGATCATTTCGGCTTACCTCAAATTCCAAGGAGTTGCAAACACGTGGATCGATGCCCGCGATCTTATCCGAACAGACAACAATTATCAGGACGCGAAGATTGAATGGGATGAGACGCGTGCGATGACCTCGGCTACAATTGATGCTGCTTTGAAGAAAGCAAATGTGGTAGTTACGCAAGGTTTCATAGGTGGAACAAGCGAAAACTTCACTACCACTCTTGGTAGAGAAGGGTCGGATTTTACCGCGGCCATTTTGGCCCATTGTCTACAGGCAGATGATGTGACCATTTGGAAAGACGTTCCAGGTGTATTGAATGCTGACCCGAAATATTACGACAACACGGTTCTGATACCTGAAATGTCGTTTTTCGATGCGATGGAGTTGGCCTATTTCGGTACAAGTGTCATTCACCCGAAAACCATAAAACCACTTCAAAACGCGAACATTCCGCTTTACGTGAAATCGTTTGTCAATCCAGAAGCACCTGGCACAACGGTTTCAAATAAAGAAGGTCTGAAAATCGTTCCTTCTTTTATTGTGAAGCCAAATCAGGTGTTGGTTTCGCTCACTCCAAAAGACTATTCGTTTGTGACGGAAGCGCATTTCACCAACATTTATTCTGTGCTAAGTGATATAAGAATGAAAGCCAACTGTGCGCAGAATTCTGCAGTGAACTTCTCATTCAGTACCAATGATGACCCTGTAAAAATGAAGCAGCTTCAAGAACAATTAAGTGGCGAGTACTACATCGGATTGATTGAAAATGCTGAGCTGGTTACAATCCGTTATTACGATGACGAGACGATTGCCCGAACCACAAAAGGAATGAAAGTGCTGCTGGATCACCGAACGGCCACCTCGGCTCAGTTGGTGGTTAAATCTCAGTGA